In a single window of the Nicotiana tomentosiformis chromosome 10, ASM39032v3, whole genome shotgun sequence genome:
- the LOC104096136 gene encoding rust resistance kinase Lr10-like: MLLLLMFFFFFYPKGYIMELVSWFFISIFFHFWCFDSAQGQNTSSSSCTKKFQCGNLGNLSFPFYKSTQLDCGLCKVDCEATPNPIIELDGVKYQALEKHDAFIKLKDPILEQFLKSKSCKSFDRNFSLPNSPPITYRISPFLTLFKCHSSQKIHQEVFTSTRYHSYNSCESFILYYNLSMNYYSGFPLPTGCSFIQLPKSSSSEAESNDLFDLLTDEATLEWTVSDECSQCYYRGGQCQTDKTTNKFLCYNTKVAGNIKMKVIVAVTVFLISCSGILFLLFCFRKKIFWHKYIRFWVSKAEDHRNIEAFLKNYGSYAPKRYNYSEVKRITSLFKTKLGQGGFGSVYKGTLPNGSHVAVKVLNELKGSGEEFINEVSSISRTSHVNVVSLVGFCFEGRKRALIYEFMPNGSLEKFIYDERSDNVCKLGWPILYKIALGIARGLEYLHRGCNTRILHFDIKPHNILLDDDFCPKISDFGLAKLCVKKESVVSMLGARGTIGYIAPEIVCRNLGGVSHKSDVYSYGMMVLEMVGGRKNVDVGVDRTSEIYFPHWLYRRIELDEELQLIGITNEEEKECAKKMVIMSLWCIQTDPSNRPSMSKVVEMLEGNQDYSLQIPPKPYLYFSSRSEVDSSSVAELR, from the exons ATGTTGTTGCTGTtgatgttttttttctttttttatccaAAAGGGTATATCATGGAATTAGTTTCTTGGTTTTTTAtttccattttctttcatttttggtGCTTTGATTCAGCTCAAGGACAGAACACATCCTCCTCAAGTTGCACTaaaaaattccaatgtggaaactTAGGAAATTTGAGCTTTCCTTTCTACAAATCCACACAACTTGATTGTGGTTTGTGTAAAGTGGATTGTGAAGCTACTCCAAATCCCATAATTGAATTGGACGGAGTGAAATATCAAGCACTTGAGAAACATGATGCTTTTATCAAACTTAAGGACCCTATTCTTGAACAATTCTTAAAGAGCAAAAGTTGCAAGTCTTTTGATAGAAATTTCTCTCTCCCAAATTCTCCTCCTATCACATATAGAATCAGCCCCTTTCTCACTTTGTTCAAATGTCACAGTAGCCAGAAGATACATCAAGAAGTTTTCACTTCCACAAGATATCACAGCTACAATAGCTGTGAAAGTTTCATATTATACTATAACCTCTCAATGAATTACTATTCAGGTTTTCCTCTTCCTACTGGCTGTTCATTCATTCAGTTGCCCAAGTCGTCGAGTTCAGAAGCTGAATCAAATGACTTATTTGATCTGTTAACTGATGAAGCTACACTAGAATGGACTGTGTCTGATGAGTGTAGTCAATGTTATTACAGAGGAGGCCAGTGTCAAACTGATAAAACTACCAACAAATTTCTTTGTTATAATACCAAAG TTGCAGGAAATATAAAAATGAAAGTGATTGTTGCAG TTACAGTTTTCTTGATTTCCTGTAGTGGAATCTTGTTTTTGCTCTTCTGCTTCAGAAAAAAGATTTTCTGGCACAAATACATCAGGTTTTGGGTATCCAAAGCTGAGGATCACCGAAATATTGAAGCATTTCTGAAGAACTATGGGTCATACGCTCCAAAGAGATACAACTATTCAGAGGTCAAAAGAATCACCAGCCTCTTCAAAACGAAACTAGGTCAAGGAGGGTTTGGTTCTGTATACAAAGGAACTCTTCCCAATGGAAGTCATGTGGCAGTGAAGGTCCTGAATGAACTAAAAGGAAGTGGTGAAGAATTCATTAACGAGGTGTCAAGTATTAGCAGGACATCACATGTTAACGTCGTGAGCCTTGTGGGATTTTGTTTTGAGGGTCGCAAAAGAGCTCTCATTTATGAATTCATGCCAAATGGATCTCTTGAAAAGTTTATCTATGATGAAAGATCTGACAATGTTTGCAAATTGGGTTGGCCAATACTGTACAAAATTGCACTAGGCATTGCTCGAGGATTGGAGTACTTGCATCGTGGTTGTAACACTCGGattttacattttgatataaAGCCTCATAATATCCTACTTGATGACGATTTTTGTCCTAAGATCTCTGACTTTGGACTTGCCAAACTCTGTGTGAAAAAGGAGAGTGTTGTGTCAATGCTAGGTGCACGAGGGACTATCGGTTATATAGCTCCAGAAATAGTTTGCAGAAACTTGGGAGGTGTCTCTCACAAGTCTGATGTCTATAGCTACGGAATGATGGTCCTAGAGATGGTTGGAGGAAGAAAAAATGTTGATGTTGGAGTTGATCGCACAAGTGAAATCTACTTTCCACACTGGCTCTATCGACGAATTGAACTAGACGAAGAGCTTCAACTAATCGGGATAACAAACGAAGAGGAGAAAGAATGTGCAAAAAAGATGGTGATAATGAGTTTATGGTGCATACAAACTGATCCCTCGAATCGACCATCGATGAGCAAAGTTGTGGAAATGTTAGAAGGGAACCAAGACTACTCTTTGCAAATACCTCCCAAGCCTTACCTATACTTTTCCTCAAGATCAGAGGTAGACTCATCATCAGTAGCAGAACTGAGATAA